A window of Tautonia plasticadhaerens contains these coding sequences:
- a CDS encoding rhomboid family intramembrane serine protease, which produces MRQIGTLPEEQALRFADYLLTRGITSRVEEAAEGCAIWIHREEQLDQARDELRAFETDPDSTQYVDARKEAEAVRRRQREIEREHARKTVNLRGRLARGGLHAGPLTRGLVITCVALFVVQWLVFRDNLLSPLANALYFTEWGVTPDRQLANRGLAPLFEGQIWRLVTPTLLHGGPLHLFFNMYMLTVLGGVVESRRGTAEFAILVLTSAVLSDLTQFFLPDMFTIPTARFGDAPFVGMSGVLYGLFGYAWMRGRYDPASGLILHPQTVVWLLAWLVICAFNLLGPIANTAHVAGLLAGIGFAFASMWRDGVFR; this is translated from the coding sequence ATGCGCCAGATTGGCACGCTTCCCGAGGAGCAGGCGCTCCGATTCGCCGACTACCTGCTGACCAGGGGGATCACCTCCCGAGTCGAGGAGGCAGCTGAGGGCTGCGCCATCTGGATCCATCGTGAGGAGCAGCTCGACCAGGCCCGAGACGAACTTCGGGCGTTCGAGACCGATCCCGACTCGACCCAATACGTCGACGCCCGGAAGGAGGCCGAGGCCGTCCGACGTCGCCAGCGGGAGATCGAACGAGAGCACGCCCGGAAGACGGTCAACCTCCGGGGCCGGCTCGCCCGGGGAGGGCTCCACGCCGGGCCCCTGACGCGAGGGCTGGTGATCACCTGCGTCGCCCTCTTCGTGGTCCAGTGGCTCGTCTTCCGTGACAACCTGCTCTCCCCCCTGGCGAATGCCCTCTATTTCACCGAGTGGGGCGTCACCCCCGATCGCCAGCTGGCCAACCGAGGGCTCGCCCCCCTCTTCGAGGGGCAAATCTGGCGGCTCGTCACCCCGACCCTCCTGCATGGCGGTCCGCTACATTTGTTCTTCAATATGTATATGTTAACGGTCCTCGGCGGGGTCGTCGAGAGCCGTCGAGGCACGGCGGAATTCGCGATCCTCGTGCTCACCTCCGCAGTGCTCTCGGACCTGACCCAGTTCTTCTTACCAGACATGTTCACCATCCCGACCGCCCGGTTCGGAGACGCCCCGTTCGTGGGGATGTCCGGCGTCCTCTATGGCCTCTTCGGATACGCCTGGATGCGGGGGAGGTATGACCCGGCCTCGGGCCTGATCCTCCATCCCCAGACGGTGGTCTGGCTCCTCGCCTGGCTGGTCATCTGTGCGTTCAACCTGCTCGGGCCGATCGCCAACACGGCTCACGTCGCTGGCCTGCTCGCGGGGATCGGCTTCGCCTTCGCCTCGATGTGGCGGGACGGGGTCTTTCGGTGA
- a CDS encoding phospholipid carrier-dependent glycosyltransferase → MVPLLWGPPGDPDNYLVLARSLAEGRGLRGFDGPTAYRPPLYPIALAPGVALLGDTPTAWVALLHLSLGGATVALTGLAARRWGLPARSGLLAMVVVAFDPVLVAQSRGVMTETMAAALVAGLLAASTPAPTVASASILGVVGGLASLCRPSLLPAAILIALVMAVGSPGGRRARVARSSAMLAALVASMAPWAIRNTVALGEPIWTTTHGGYTLLLANNPAYYDDVLDGPMDVWSGANQRRWFEEVGRRGAGLPEPEADRMFRREAIRVIADRPGDFARATLARLGRFWAIAPSAAVYPGSLRIASAAWTAPLWALLVVGLMRGGTWRWPRSSATAVVIALTVIHCVYWTDLRMRAPIVPAIALVAAGAFRPGHTPRPAP, encoded by the coding sequence ATGGTTCCGCTGCTGTGGGGCCCGCCGGGCGACCCCGACAACTACCTGGTGCTGGCCCGGTCCCTGGCCGAGGGGCGCGGACTTCGAGGCTTCGACGGGCCGACCGCGTATCGGCCCCCGCTCTATCCGATCGCACTGGCTCCCGGCGTTGCGCTGCTCGGCGATACTCCCACCGCCTGGGTCGCCCTGCTTCACCTCTCGCTCGGCGGGGCGACCGTCGCCCTGACCGGCCTGGCGGCCCGTCGCTGGGGGCTCCCCGCCCGTTCTGGCTTGCTGGCGATGGTCGTCGTCGCGTTCGACCCGGTCCTCGTCGCCCAGAGCCGGGGGGTGATGACGGAGACGATGGCGGCGGCGCTCGTGGCGGGCCTCCTCGCCGCCTCCACTCCGGCGCCGACGGTCGCCTCTGCGTCCATCCTCGGCGTGGTCGGCGGACTGGCCTCGCTCTGTCGGCCGAGCCTCCTTCCGGCCGCGATCCTGATCGCTTTGGTGATGGCGGTCGGCTCACCTGGGGGGCGGCGGGCCCGGGTCGCTCGGTCCTCGGCGATGCTCGCGGCCCTGGTCGCCTCGATGGCCCCCTGGGCGATCCGCAACACGGTCGCTCTCGGGGAGCCGATCTGGACGACCACTCATGGCGGCTACACCCTGCTGCTGGCGAATAATCCAGCATACTATGATGACGTGCTCGATGGCCCGATGGACGTCTGGTCCGGGGCCAATCAGCGGAGGTGGTTCGAGGAGGTCGGCCGGAGGGGGGCGGGCCTCCCCGAGCCGGAGGCCGACCGCATGTTCCGACGCGAGGCGATCCGGGTAATCGCCGATCGCCCCGGGGACTTCGCCCGGGCGACCCTCGCCAGGCTGGGCCGGTTCTGGGCGATCGCCCCGTCCGCCGCGGTCTATCCCGGATCGCTGAGGATCGCCTCGGCGGCCTGGACCGCCCCGCTCTGGGCCCTGCTAGTCGTCGGCCTGATGCGGGGTGGGACCTGGCGATGGCCCCGGTCGTCGGCAACGGCGGTCGTGATCGCCCTGACGGTAATCCATTGCGTCTACTGGACCGACCTGAGGATGAGGGCCCCGATCGTCCCGGCGATCGCCCTGGTGGCGGCCGGTGCGTTCCGACCGGGTCACACGCCTCGACCGGCCCCGTAA
- a CDS encoding serine/threonine protein kinase codes for MSDFDAEMLLERATLLGLISRDQANEARTDARDGTVDSIRSSLTRKQFLTSWQVGKLLKGEAAGFFFGGHEVLFHLAEGTFARVYRGRKQGSGEPVAIKVLRQRFTQDTESVERFNHEAEAGMKLVHQNIVRIYDYGAQDNRHYMIMEFVEGSNLRDFLRFRHRLEPAEAMPLMLGLARGLQHSLGRGVTHRDIKPTNILISSSGQAKLVDFGLATIEGDERKLAQAHGQRTIDYSALERTCGSQKGDPRSDIYFLGCVFYQMLTGRLPLPEVEADDMLAKMLKRSFGAIKPISEMDHAPAEALSRIIEKMMKMELVKRYQNMDDVVRDLESYYLEMTGQAPPKVESEEEQEFDIERLYMTQRHEESAAKAAEGSSVAVGEAQLKVEQNDEGDFELGAADRGREGDVGFEIPAFQRKRVLCVEAQDLIRDAFRKTLSRMGYRVLIVGDAGLAAERFREDPVDAVVFDIDGLGPNALEAFIEMHDKAHDDGQELHALVLLGPRQGNLASKLPKDDRLVVRVKPIKMKDVQDALNQLAPLQAG; via the coding sequence ATGTCCGATTTCGACGCCGAGATGCTGCTCGAGCGGGCGACCCTGCTCGGCCTGATCTCCCGGGATCAGGCGAATGAGGCCCGGACCGACGCGAGGGACGGAACGGTCGACTCGATCCGCAGCTCGCTGACCCGGAAGCAATTCCTGACGAGCTGGCAGGTGGGCAAGTTGCTCAAGGGGGAGGCGGCCGGCTTCTTCTTCGGCGGCCATGAGGTCCTCTTCCACCTGGCCGAGGGGACCTTCGCCCGCGTCTACCGGGGCCGGAAGCAGGGGTCCGGAGAGCCGGTCGCGATCAAGGTCCTCCGCCAGCGCTTCACCCAGGACACCGAGTCGGTCGAGCGGTTCAACCACGAGGCCGAAGCCGGCATGAAGCTGGTCCACCAGAACATCGTCCGCATCTACGACTACGGCGCCCAGGACAACCGCCATTACATGATCATGGAGTTCGTCGAGGGCTCCAACCTCCGCGACTTCCTCCGGTTCCGGCACCGCCTGGAGCCCGCCGAGGCGATGCCGCTGATGCTCGGCCTCGCCCGGGGCCTCCAGCATTCGTTGGGCCGTGGCGTCACCCACCGCGACATCAAGCCGACCAACATCCTGATCAGCTCCAGCGGCCAGGCCAAGCTCGTCGACTTCGGCCTCGCCACCATCGAGGGCGACGAGCGCAAGCTGGCCCAGGCGCACGGCCAGCGCACCATCGATTACTCGGCCCTGGAGCGTACCTGCGGCAGCCAGAAGGGGGACCCGCGTTCCGACATCTACTTCCTCGGCTGCGTCTTCTACCAGATGCTGACCGGCCGCCTCCCCCTGCCGGAGGTCGAGGCCGACGACATGCTCGCCAAGATGCTCAAGCGCAGTTTCGGCGCCATCAAGCCGATCAGCGAGATGGACCACGCCCCCGCCGAGGCGCTCAGCCGGATCATCGAGAAGATGATGAAGATGGAGCTGGTCAAGCGGTACCAGAACATGGACGACGTGGTCCGGGACCTAGAGTCCTACTACCTCGAGATGACTGGCCAGGCGCCTCCGAAAGTCGAGTCCGAGGAGGAGCAGGAGTTCGACATCGAGCGCCTCTACATGACTCAACGCCATGAGGAATCCGCGGCCAAGGCCGCGGAGGGGTCGTCGGTCGCCGTCGGCGAAGCCCAGCTCAAGGTCGAGCAGAACGACGAGGGGGATTTCGAGCTGGGGGCCGCCGACCGCGGCCGCGAGGGGGACGTCGGCTTCGAGATCCCGGCCTTCCAGCGAAAGCGCGTCCTCTGCGTCGAGGCCCAGGACCTGATCCGGGACGCCTTCCGCAAGACGCTTTCCCGCATGGGTTATCGAGTCCTCATCGTCGGGGACGCGGGGCTCGCCGCCGAGCGATTCCGGGAAGACCCGGTCGATGCCGTCGTCTTCGACATCGATGGCCTCGGCCCGAACGCCCTAGAAGCCTTCATCGAGATGCACGACAAGGCCCACGATGACGGCCAGGAGCTGCACGCACTCGTCCTGCTCGGGCCCCGCCAGGGCAACCTCGCTTCGAAGCTCCCCAAGGACGACCGACTCGTCGTGCGGGTCAAGCCGATCAAGATGAAGGATGTCCAGGACGCCCTCAACCAGCTCGCCCCCCTCCAGGCCGGCTGA
- a CDS encoding DUF1501 domain-containing protein — MNRPTPRIPRRAFLADLGMGFTGLALGAMLFRDGVSRAADTGAWAPPDGLPHFAPRAKRVIWLFMIGGTSHLESFDPKPALNRHAGKTIEESPHGDVLDSPYTKNVRIAVPNDANGHIRHELYPLQVGYRPRGESGIEVSDWWPHVGGCVDDLAVIRSLWTTNDNHGAQLQFHTGRHSLEGPFPTIGSWIHYGLGSLNEELPQFVVLGTPIADCCGGMNGHGASYLGPEHDGVQLEVDPKNPLPFAAPGTDVYREEQQGSFELIDRLNRLSAVRYPDDAQLRARIKSYELAFRMQMSVPEVVDFAAESPDTRELYGLDDEETRTFGQQCLTARRLVERGVRFVQIFHGSNGGAGDWDAHSGLRAGHGRLCHQVDRPIAGLIRDLKRRGLLDDTLVVWATEFGRTPGSQNGDGRDHHPFGFSAWMAGGGVKGGVVHGATDELGFHAVDHRHYVTDIHATVLHQLGLDSRQLEIPGYKRLDIDHGSPIREILS; from the coding sequence ATGAACCGCCCGACGCCTCGCATCCCCCGACGAGCCTTCCTGGCCGACCTGGGAATGGGCTTCACCGGGCTCGCCCTCGGGGCGATGCTCTTCCGGGACGGCGTCTCCCGGGCCGCAGACACCGGGGCCTGGGCCCCCCCCGACGGCCTCCCCCACTTCGCCCCCAGGGCGAAGCGCGTGATCTGGCTCTTCATGATCGGGGGCACCAGCCACCTGGAGAGCTTCGACCCCAAGCCCGCCCTGAACCGCCACGCCGGGAAGACGATCGAGGAATCACCGCACGGGGACGTGCTCGATTCCCCCTACACGAAGAACGTCCGGATCGCCGTCCCCAACGACGCCAACGGCCACATCAGGCACGAGCTCTACCCGCTCCAGGTCGGGTACAGGCCGAGGGGCGAGAGCGGCATCGAGGTCAGCGACTGGTGGCCCCACGTCGGCGGATGCGTCGACGACCTCGCGGTAATCCGCTCCCTCTGGACGACCAACGACAACCACGGCGCCCAGCTCCAGTTCCACACCGGCCGCCACTCGCTCGAAGGTCCCTTCCCCACGATCGGGTCGTGGATCCATTACGGGCTCGGGTCGCTCAACGAGGAACTCCCCCAGTTCGTCGTCCTCGGCACGCCCATCGCCGACTGCTGCGGCGGCATGAACGGCCACGGCGCCAGCTATCTCGGCCCGGAGCACGACGGCGTCCAGCTCGAGGTCGACCCCAAGAACCCCCTGCCCTTCGCCGCACCCGGCACCGACGTCTACCGGGAGGAACAGCAGGGGTCCTTCGAGCTGATCGACCGGCTCAATCGCCTGTCCGCCGTCCGGTATCCCGACGACGCCCAGCTCCGCGCCCGGATCAAATCCTACGAGCTCGCGTTCCGGATGCAGATGTCGGTCCCCGAGGTCGTCGACTTCGCCGCCGAGTCCCCGGACACCCGGGAGCTCTACGGGCTCGACGACGAGGAGACCCGGACGTTCGGCCAGCAGTGCCTCACCGCCCGACGCCTCGTCGAGCGGGGCGTCCGGTTCGTCCAGATCTTCCACGGTTCCAACGGCGGTGCCGGGGACTGGGACGCCCATTCCGGCCTCCGGGCGGGCCATGGACGCCTCTGCCACCAGGTCGATCGTCCGATCGCCGGCCTGATCCGGGACCTCAAGCGCCGCGGCCTCCTCGACGACACCCTCGTCGTCTGGGCCACCGAGTTCGGGCGGACCCCCGGCTCTCAGAACGGCGACGGCCGCGACCACCATCCCTTCGGCTTCTCCGCCTGGATGGCCGGCGGCGGCGTCAAGGGCGGCGTCGTCCACGGCGCTACCGACGAGCTCGGCTTCCACGCCGTCGATCACCGCCACTACGTCACCGACATTCATGCCACGGTCCTCCACCAGCTCGGGCTCGACTCCCGGCAGCTGGAGATCCCCGGCTACAAGCGCCTCGACATCGACCACGGCTCCCCGATCCGCGAGATCCTCTCCTGA
- a CDS encoding PSD1 and planctomycete cytochrome C domain-containing protein, whose translation MSIISSATVILVGLAAPAPRAEEVDYLRDVKPVLAERCFSCHGALKQEAELRLDTAALMIKGSNAGPVVEPGDVEGSYLLAVLSGEAGLRMPPEGEPLSDEQVGHIRSWIADGAPSPEDEAPQQDPMDHWAYRSLVRPDVPAAVDPNRGENPIDAFLSREHESLGVTPVPSADRATLLRRVALDLTGLVPTREELHAFNSDEDPDAYERAVDRHLDSPHFGERWGRHWMDVWRYSDWDGYGDEVRESQPHIWRWRDWIVESLNADVGYDRMVLEMLAGDEVAPEDPETLRATGFLARNWYKFNRNIWLDNTVEHTGKAFLGLTINCARCHDHKYDPIPQDDYYRFRAIFEPHDVAVDRLPGRPDTSEAGLVRVFDAHADRPTFLFVRGDEQQPVEDSPLPPSIPGMFGPWSGIEPVALPKEASYPGLLGFIRCETRAAAERAVDEAQDGLDQARALEGADAGGEDWSPLRLAEHRVRAALAELDAVDARLDADEARYADRPDARLVDRLTIRAGLAERLASLAGAERDRVLAEKALADARAAIDRDDSTPLKGIEAAEKTLADARAAVDAAGDTLNGPLPSDYAPLTPIRPPTSTGRRLALARWITDRDNPLTARVAVNHVWMRHFGSPLVESVFDFGINGKAPTHPDLLDWLAVELMESGWSLKHLHRLIVTSRAYRMQSSAAVDHPNAAIDPENRSLWRMNTRRMESELVRDNVLRVAGSLDPALGGPDLDPVSALTSPRRSLYFRHAKEKRSTFLRLFDSANVNSCYRRDVSVAPQQALALSNSPLTLAQARILAGRLTGESGAEDDDAFLAVAFEQILGRAVEAEERDTCLDFLGAQRAQLAGPSGLTPFESGPEAVVAPSPDPRQRARENLIHVLLNHSEFLTIR comes from the coding sequence ATGTCCATTATTTCCTCGGCCACCGTGATCCTGGTCGGGCTGGCGGCGCCCGCCCCCCGGGCCGAGGAGGTCGACTACCTCCGGGACGTCAAGCCGGTTCTGGCCGAGCGTTGCTTCTCCTGCCACGGGGCCCTGAAGCAGGAGGCGGAGCTGCGGCTCGACACCGCGGCCCTGATGATCAAGGGGAGCAACGCCGGCCCGGTCGTCGAGCCGGGCGACGTCGAGGGGAGTTACCTCCTCGCGGTCCTCTCCGGCGAGGCAGGGCTGCGGATGCCGCCGGAGGGCGAGCCGCTCTCCGACGAGCAGGTCGGGCACATCCGCTCCTGGATCGCCGACGGCGCCCCCTCCCCCGAGGACGAGGCGCCCCAGCAAGACCCGATGGACCACTGGGCCTACCGCTCCCTCGTCCGTCCCGATGTCCCCGCCGCCGTCGACCCGAATCGGGGCGAGAATCCGATCGACGCCTTCCTTTCAAGGGAGCACGAGTCCCTCGGGGTCACCCCGGTGCCGTCGGCCGACCGCGCGACGCTCCTCCGCCGCGTCGCACTCGACCTCACCGGCCTGGTCCCGACTCGGGAAGAGTTGCACGCGTTCAACTCGGACGAGGATCCCGACGCCTACGAGCGTGCGGTCGATCGTCACCTGGACAGCCCCCACTTCGGCGAGCGCTGGGGGCGACACTGGATGGACGTCTGGCGCTACAGCGACTGGGACGGCTACGGCGATGAGGTCCGCGAGAGCCAGCCCCACATCTGGAGATGGCGGGACTGGATCGTCGAATCGCTCAATGCCGACGTCGGCTATGACCGTATGGTGCTCGAGATGCTGGCCGGCGACGAGGTCGCGCCCGAGGACCCCGAGACGCTCCGCGCCACCGGGTTCCTGGCCCGGAACTGGTACAAGTTCAACCGAAATATCTGGCTCGATAACACCGTCGAGCACACCGGCAAGGCGTTCCTCGGCCTGACGATCAACTGCGCCCGATGCCACGACCATAAATATGACCCCATCCCTCAGGATGACTACTACCGCTTCCGGGCGATCTTCGAGCCTCACGACGTCGCGGTCGACCGGCTCCCCGGCCGGCCCGACACCTCGGAGGCGGGGCTCGTCCGGGTGTTCGACGCCCACGCCGACCGACCGACCTTCCTCTTCGTTCGGGGGGACGAGCAGCAACCGGTGGAGGACAGCCCCCTCCCGCCATCCATCCCCGGCATGTTCGGCCCGTGGTCGGGCATCGAGCCGGTCGCCCTCCCGAAGGAGGCGTCATATCCCGGCCTCCTCGGGTTCATCCGCTGCGAGACCCGCGCCGCCGCCGAGCGGGCCGTGGACGAGGCCCAGGACGGCCTGGATCAGGCACGGGCCCTGGAGGGAGCGGACGCCGGGGGTGAGGACTGGTCCCCGCTCCGCCTCGCCGAGCACCGCGTCCGGGCCGCCCTCGCCGAGCTGGACGCCGTCGACGCCCGGCTGGACGCCGACGAGGCCCGGTACGCCGACCGACCCGACGCTCGCCTCGTCGATCGCCTGACCATCCGCGCCGGGCTCGCCGAACGACTCGCCTCGCTCGCCGGGGCCGAGCGAGACCGAGTCCTCGCCGAGAAGGCGCTCGCCGACGCCCGGGCCGCGATCGACCGGGACGACTCGACGCCGCTGAAGGGCATCGAGGCCGCCGAGAAGACGCTGGCCGACGCCCGGGCCGCGGTCGACGCGGCCGGGGATACCCTCAACGGCCCTCTCCCTTCGGACTATGCCCCACTGACCCCGATCCGCCCCCCCACCAGCACGGGGAGACGGCTCGCCCTTGCCCGATGGATCACCGACCGGGACAATCCGCTGACCGCCAGGGTCGCGGTCAACCACGTCTGGATGCGGCATTTCGGCTCGCCCCTCGTCGAATCCGTCTTCGATTTCGGGATCAACGGCAAGGCCCCCACCCATCCGGACCTGCTCGACTGGCTCGCCGTCGAGCTGATGGAGTCCGGCTGGAGCCTGAAGCACCTGCACCGGCTGATCGTCACGTCACGCGCCTATCGGATGCAGTCCTCGGCCGCGGTCGATCACCCGAACGCGGCGATCGACCCGGAGAACCGGTCGCTCTGGCGGATGAACACGAGGCGGATGGAGTCTGAACTGGTCCGAGACAACGTCCTCCGGGTCGCGGGGTCGCTCGACCCCGCCCTCGGCGGCCCGGACCTCGACCCCGTCTCCGCACTCACCAGCCCTCGTCGGAGCCTCTACTTCCGCCACGCGAAGGAGAAGCGGTCGACCTTCCTCCGGCTCTTCGACTCGGCCAACGTCAACTCCTGCTACCGCCGGGACGTGAGCGTCGCCCCGCAGCAGGCGCTGGCCCTCTCCAATAGCCCCTTGACCCTCGCCCAGGCCCGGATCCTGGCGGGGCGGCTCACGGGGGAATCGGGGGCCGAGGACGACGACGCGTTCCTCGCCGTCGCCTTCGAGCAGATCCTCGGCAGGGCCGTCGAGGCCGAGGAACGCGACACGTGCCTGGATTTCCTGGGGGCGCAGCGGGCCCAATTGGCGGGCCCCTCCGGACTCACCCCGTTTGAGAGCGGCCCCGAGGCCGTCGTCGCCCCCTCCCCCGATCCCCGACAGCGGGCCCGGGAGAACCTGATCCACGTGCTGCTGAACCATTCCGAGTTCCTGACCATCCGCTGA
- a CDS encoding aldo/keto reductase, whose translation MMERTLGRSGLRVSPLGLGCMGMSEFYDPGARDDAESIRVIHRYLDSGGNFLDTADMYGVGRNEELVGRAIRDRRDQVVLATKFGNVRSPDGAFLGVRGDAEYVRACCDASLKRLGVDVIDLYYQHRVDPRTPIEETVGAMAELVHAGKVRFLGLSEAAPATIRRAAAIHPIAALQTEYSLWSREAEESVLPTVRGLGIGFVAYSPLGRGFLTGQYRSIEDLPADDYRRHAPRFQGENFRKNLDLVSEIGRIAAGKGCSAGQLALAWVLAQGEDIVPIPGTKRAKYLDENLGAAGVQLTADERKEIDSVLPMGAASGDRYHAQAMQAIDR comes from the coding sequence ATGATGGAGCGTACCCTGGGACGCAGCGGCCTGAGGGTCTCCCCCCTCGGCCTCGGCTGCATGGGGATGAGCGAATTCTACGACCCGGGCGCGAGGGACGACGCCGAGTCGATCCGGGTCATCCACCGCTATCTCGATTCCGGCGGGAACTTCCTCGACACCGCGGACATGTATGGCGTCGGCCGGAACGAGGAACTCGTCGGTCGCGCCATCCGGGACCGACGCGACCAGGTCGTCCTGGCGACGAAATTCGGCAACGTCCGGAGTCCGGACGGGGCCTTTCTCGGCGTCCGGGGCGACGCGGAGTATGTCCGGGCGTGCTGCGACGCCAGCCTCAAGCGGCTCGGGGTGGACGTGATCGACCTGTACTACCAGCACCGGGTCGACCCCAGGACGCCGATCGAGGAGACGGTCGGCGCGATGGCCGAGCTGGTCCACGCGGGGAAGGTCCGCTTCCTGGGCCTGTCCGAGGCGGCCCCCGCGACGATCAGGAGGGCGGCGGCGATCCACCCGATCGCCGCCCTCCAGACCGAGTACTCGCTCTGGAGTCGGGAGGCCGAGGAGTCCGTCTTGCCGACGGTCCGGGGGCTGGGCATCGGCTTCGTGGCCTACAGCCCGCTCGGCCGTGGATTCCTGACCGGCCAGTACAGGTCGATCGAGGACCTGCCGGCCGACGACTACCGGCGTCACGCTCCGAGGTTCCAGGGGGAGAACTTCCGGAAGAACCTGGACCTCGTGTCGGAGATCGGGCGGATTGCCGCCGGGAAGGGATGCTCTGCGGGACAGCTCGCGCTGGCCTGGGTACTGGCCCAGGGGGAGGACATCGTGCCGATCCCCGGCACGAAGCGGGCGAAGTATCTCGACGAGAATCTCGGGGCGGCCGGCGTACAACTGACCGCCGACGAGCGGAAGGAGATCGACTCCGTCCTGCCGATGGGGGCGGCCTCTGGGGACCGCTACCACGCCCAGGCGATGCAGGCGATCGATCGGTGA
- a CDS encoding GntR family transcriptional regulator, which translates to MLLLGLSPGDDRAIYAQIADRVRFAVAAGAPKPGELVPSVRELARQLVVNPNTVARAYRELQAEGVLEAVRGTGLAVTALAPDRCRSSRRDHVRSRLRAAIAEARASGLDPSEIELILREEWDATNGEPTGSAASREGRR; encoded by the coding sequence ATGCTCCTACTCGGCCTGAGCCCGGGGGACGATCGGGCGATCTACGCCCAGATCGCCGACCGGGTGCGCTTCGCGGTGGCGGCCGGGGCGCCGAAGCCGGGGGAACTGGTGCCCTCGGTGCGAGAGCTGGCGAGGCAGCTCGTGGTGAACCCGAACACGGTGGCCCGGGCGTACCGGGAGCTGCAGGCCGAGGGGGTGCTGGAGGCGGTCCGGGGCACGGGGCTGGCGGTGACGGCCCTGGCGCCCGACCGGTGTCGGTCGAGCCGACGGGACCACGTCCGGTCGAGGCTCCGCGCGGCGATCGCCGAGGCGAGGGCCAGCGGGCTCGACCCTTCGGAGATCGAGCTGATCCTGAGGGAGGAGTGGGACGCAACCAACGGCGAGCCGACCGGGTCGGCGGCGAGTCGGGAGGGCCGGCGATGA
- a CDS encoding ABC transporter ATP-binding protein, whose translation MTGDDVAIRIEGLVKRFRGVTAVDGLSLDVPSGSIFGLLGENGAGKTTTLQVLLGLLAADAGRVDVLGLDPGGDGLEVRRRVGYVPEVPALYDWMTPAETGWFAAGFHGRSPGGPAGFEARYSGLIRGFGLPPDRRIRALSKGMRAKVSLALALAGDPRLLILDEPTSGLDVMVRREFLESMVDLAGSGRTVLLSSHQLAEVERVASHVALVHRGRLLLAEPLDRLRDRTFLLALTFSGGTHPDSPPGHLPIELIDAADAPRQAHWLVHARDSAACETVRALPGVESLQVERPTLEEIYIGYMKGRRPDRQGQPPEANVA comes from the coding sequence ATGACTGGGGACGACGTGGCGATCCGGATCGAGGGGCTCGTCAAGCGGTTCCGGGGGGTGACGGCGGTCGATGGCCTGTCGCTCGACGTGCCGAGCGGGTCGATCTTCGGCCTGCTCGGGGAGAACGGCGCGGGCAAGACGACGACGCTGCAGGTGCTGCTCGGCCTGCTCGCCGCCGACGCCGGGCGCGTCGACGTGCTCGGGCTCGACCCGGGGGGGGACGGCCTGGAGGTGCGCCGGAGGGTCGGCTACGTGCCCGAGGTGCCGGCCCTCTACGACTGGATGACCCCGGCAGAGACCGGCTGGTTCGCCGCCGGGTTCCATGGGCGGTCTCCGGGCGGTCCCGCCGGCTTCGAGGCCCGCTACTCCGGCCTGATCCGGGGGTTCGGGCTCCCGCCCGACCGCAGGATCAGGGCGCTCTCGAAGGGCATGCGGGCCAAGGTCAGCCTGGCCCTCGCCCTGGCCGGCGACCCGAGGTTGCTGATCCTGGACGAGCCGACGTCGGGGCTCGACGTGATGGTCCGCCGGGAGTTCCTGGAGAGCATGGTGGACCTCGCCGGCTCGGGACGGACCGTCCTGCTGTCGAGCCACCAGCTCGCCGAGGTGGAGCGGGTGGCCAGCCACGTCGCCCTGGTCCACCGGGGCCGGCTGCTGCTGGCCGAGCCGCTCGACCGGCTCCGGGACCGCACCTTCTTGCTGGCACTGACCTTCTCGGGGGGGACCCACCCCGATTCGCCCCCGGGCCATCTGCCGATCGAGCTGATCGACGCGGCCGATGCCCCCCGTCAGGCCCACTGGCTGGTCCACGCCCGGGACTCCGCCGCCTGCGAGACGGTACGGGCGCTGCCGGGGGTCGAGTCGCTCCAGGTCGAGAGGCCGACGCTCGAGGAAATCTACATCGGTTACATGAAGGGCCGCCGGCCCGATCGGCAGGGGCAGCCGCCGGAGGCGAACGTCGCGTGA